One Streptococcus sp. S1 DNA window includes the following coding sequences:
- the mutS gene encoding DNA mismatch repair protein MutS has protein sequence MAVEKISPGMQQYLDIKKDYPDAFLLFRMGDFYELFYEDAVNAAQILEISLTSRNKNAENPIPMAGVPYHSAQQYIDVLIEQGYKVAIAEQMEDPKEAKGVVKREVVQVITPGTVVDSTKPDSENNFLVALDRSGNDYGLAYMDLVTGEFQVTTLNDFSMVCGEIRNLRAREVVLGYELPEQEERVFVSQMNLLLSHVETALDDVQLLGDQLSELEKKTAGKLLQYVYQTQMRELSHLKKAHHYEICDFLQMDFATKASLDLTENARTGKKHGSLYWYLDETKTAMGGRLLRSWIQKPLVDLKRIRERQDIIQVFMDHFFERSDLTDSLKGVYDIERLASRVSFGKINPKDLLQLGDTLGHVPTIKSILLGIGDPVLDVLIARLDELPELHRLITSAIAPEASAVITEGNIIRTGFDDQLDQYRLVLRDGTGWIAEIEAKEREASGITGLKIDYNKKDGYYFHVTNSQLSHVPAHFFRKATLKNSERFGTEELARIEGDMLEAREKSANLEYTIFMRIREEVGKYIQRLQQLAQAIATVDVLQSLASVAESQQLNRPFFHEERRIAIDKGRHPVVEKVMGAQSYIPNSIFMDEERDIQLITGPNMSGKSTYMRQLAIIVILAQIGSYVPAQRAELPIFDAIYTRIGAADDLVSGQSTFMVEMMEANHAIRKATPQSLILFDELGRGTATYDGMALAQSIIEYIHDRTGAKTLFATHYHELTSLSETLSRLENVHVATLERDGQVTFLHKIEPGPADKSYGIHVAKIAGLPEELLKRADAILTKLEGQAQQVPLADATPKKEVSSQVAEQMSLFEEETENTVITELKNLDLYNMTPMEVMMAVAELKKKL, from the coding sequence ATGGCAGTAGAGAAAATATCCCCTGGAATGCAGCAGTATCTAGATATCAAAAAAGACTATCCGGATGCCTTTTTGCTGTTTCGAATGGGAGATTTTTACGAATTATTTTATGAAGATGCAGTGAATGCAGCTCAAATTTTAGAGATTTCCTTAACCTCACGGAATAAAAATGCAGAGAATCCGATCCCCATGGCGGGTGTTCCCTACCACTCGGCCCAGCAGTATATTGATGTTCTCATTGAACAGGGGTATAAGGTCGCGATTGCAGAACAAATGGAAGACCCCAAAGAAGCCAAAGGGGTCGTTAAGCGTGAAGTCGTACAGGTGATTACGCCGGGGACAGTGGTGGATTCGACCAAGCCAGATAGTGAGAACAACTTCCTGGTTGCTTTGGATCGTTCAGGAAATGATTATGGGCTAGCCTATATGGATCTGGTGACAGGAGAGTTTCAGGTGACGACCCTCAATGACTTTAGCATGGTTTGTGGAGAAATCCGCAATTTACGTGCGCGTGAGGTGGTCCTGGGTTATGAGTTGCCAGAACAGGAAGAGCGTGTGTTTGTGAGCCAGATGAATCTCTTGCTGTCACATGTAGAGACGGCGCTCGACGATGTTCAACTCTTAGGGGATCAGTTGAGTGAGCTCGAAAAGAAAACGGCTGGAAAACTTCTCCAGTATGTCTACCAGACACAAATGCGGGAATTGAGCCACCTCAAAAAAGCCCATCATTATGAGATTTGCGATTTCTTGCAGATGGACTTTGCGACCAAGGCTAGTCTTGATTTGACAGAGAATGCTCGGACTGGGAAGAAGCATGGTAGCTTGTATTGGTATTTGGATGAAACCAAGACGGCCATGGGAGGTCGTTTGTTGCGCTCCTGGATTCAGAAACCCTTAGTCGATTTGAAACGGATTCGAGAGCGCCAGGACATCATTCAGGTCTTTATGGATCATTTCTTTGAACGGAGCGATTTGACCGACAGCCTCAAAGGGGTCTATGACATTGAACGCTTAGCGAGTCGGGTTTCCTTTGGTAAGATCAATCCTAAGGATCTCTTGCAGCTAGGAGATACTCTGGGTCATGTGCCGACGATCAAGTCGATTCTACTGGGGATTGGTGATCCGGTCTTAGATGTCTTGATTGCACGCTTGGATGAACTTCCCGAGTTGCACCGCTTGATTACCTCAGCTATTGCTCCGGAAGCGTCTGCTGTTATTACAGAGGGAAATATTATCCGAACTGGGTTTGACGACCAATTGGACCAGTACCGTCTTGTTCTCCGGGATGGTACTGGTTGGATTGCTGAGATTGAGGCCAAGGAGCGCGAAGCCAGCGGCATTACAGGTCTAAAGATCGATTACAACAAGAAGGATGGCTACTATTTCCATGTCACCAATTCTCAATTGAGTCACGTTCCTGCTCACTTTTTCCGCAAGGCGACCTTGAAAAATTCAGAACGCTTTGGTACGGAGGAATTGGCACGCATTGAAGGAGATATGCTAGAGGCGCGTGAGAAGTCTGCTAATCTGGAATATACGATTTTTATGCGGATTCGTGAAGAAGTTGGTAAGTATATCCAACGTCTGCAACAGTTAGCTCAGGCGATTGCGACGGTTGATGTTTTACAAAGTTTAGCCAGTGTCGCTGAGTCGCAACAGTTGAATCGTCCCTTCTTTCATGAAGAACGACGAATCGCGATCGACAAAGGCCGCCATCCGGTTGTTGAGAAAGTGATGGGAGCCCAGTCCTATATTCCTAATAGCATCTTTATGGATGAAGAACGGGACATTCAGCTGATTACGGGGCCAAATATGAGCGGGAAGTCTACCTATATGCGCCAATTGGCGATCATTGTGATTCTTGCCCAAATTGGCTCTTATGTTCCAGCGCAAAGGGCTGAATTGCCAATTTTTGATGCGATTTATACCCGGATCGGAGCTGCTGATGACCTGGTATCGGGTCAGTCTACCTTCATGGTGGAAATGATGGAAGCCAATCACGCCATTCGCAAGGCAACGCCTCAGTCCTTGATTTTATTTGATGAGTTGGGACGGGGAACGGCGACCTATGATGGGATGGCTCTCGCCCAGTCCATCATCGAATATATCCATGATCGGACCGGAGCCAAAACCTTGTTTGCGACCCATTACCATGAGTTGACGTCTCTCTCAGAGACCTTGTCCCGTTTGGAAAATGTTCATGTTGCGACCTTGGAGCGAGATGGTCAGGTTACCTTCTTGCACAAGATTGAACCCGGCCCAGCGGATAAGTCCTATGGGATTCACGTGGCCAAGATCGCTGGTTTGCCAGAAGAATTATTGAAGCGGGCGGATGCGATTTTGACCAAGCTCGAAGGACAAGCCCAGCAAGTACCGCTTGCGGATGCAACTCCTAAAAAGGAAGTGTCTTCGCAGGTTGCTGAACAAATGTCCCTCTTTGAGGAGGAGACAGAAAATACGGTGATCACAGAATTGAAGAATCTGGATCTCTACAATATGACTCCGATGGAAGTCATGATGGCAGTCGCCGAATTGAAAAAGAAATTGTAA
- the nrdI gene encoding class Ib ribonucleoside-diphosphate reductase assembly flavoprotein NrdI: MKVSFVYISLSGNTESFVRRLSDYLLEAHPELEIEKVHVKDLVKEGQPFFEMTNPFITFLPTYLEGGNGVDNGDVEILTTDVADFIAYGDNASKCLGVVGSGNRNFNNQYCLTAKQYSQRFGFPMLADFEMRGMLGDIKKVAAIVEDLYHL; the protein is encoded by the coding sequence ATGAAAGTATCCTTTGTTTATATTAGTCTGAGTGGGAATACAGAGAGTTTTGTCCGCCGTTTAAGTGACTATTTGCTGGAAGCCCATCCTGAACTTGAAATCGAGAAAGTTCATGTGAAAGACCTGGTCAAAGAGGGCCAGCCCTTCTTTGAAATGACCAATCCTTTTATTACTTTTTTGCCAACCTATTTGGAGGGTGGAAATGGTGTTGACAATGGCGATGTGGAAATTTTGACGACAGATGTCGCAGATTTTATTGCTTATGGAGACAATGCCAGCAAGTGCTTAGGAGTGGTTGGATCAGGCAATCGGAATTTTAACAATCAATATTGTTTAACCGCTAAGCAATACAGCCAACGCTTTGGTTTCCCCATGTTAGCCGATTTTGAAATGCGGGGGATGTTGGGAGATATTAAAAAAGTAGCGGCCATTGTAGAAGATTTATACCATCTTTAA
- the glgP gene encoding glycogen/starch/alpha-glucan family phosphorylase: MESLQKYVIDHHQKTIAECSNEELYIALLNYTKQASAQKKINTGKKKVYYISAEFLIGKLLSNNLINLGLYDDVKQELSDAGKDLIEVEEVELEPSLGNGGLGRLAACFIDSISSLGLTGDGVGLNYHFGLFQQVFKNNQQETIPNAWLTDQSWLVRSSRSYKVPFAQFTLTSTLYDIDVPGYKVDTKNRLRLFDLDSVDSSIIEDGINFDKTDIARNLTLFLYPDDSNRQGELLRIFQQYFMVSNGAQLIIDEAIEKGSNLHDLADYAVVQINDTHPSMVIPELIRLLTERGIEMDEAISIVRSMTAYTNHTILAEALEKWPLEFLQEVVPHLVPIIEELDRRVRAEYKDPAVQIIDENDRVHMAHMDIHYGFSVNGVAALHTEILKNSELKAFYDIYPEKFNNKTNGITFRRWLMHANPTLSHYLDEILGRDWHHDASKLEDLLSYEDKDAVKAKLENIKSHNKRKLARFLKDHQGVEINPNSIFDTQIKRLHEYKRQQMNALYVIHKYLDIKAGNIPARPITVLFGGKAAPAYTIAQDIIHLILCLSEVIANDPAVAPHLQVVMVENYNVTAASYLIPASDISEQISLASKEASGTGNMKFMLNGALTLGTMDGANVEIAELVGRDNIYIFGEDSETVIDLYAKSAYKSADFYEREAIKPLVDFIISDAVLAVGNKERLTRLHKELINKDWFMTLLDLEDYIVTKERMLADYEDRDAWLDQVIVNIAKAGFFSSDRTIAQYNEDIWHLN, encoded by the coding sequence ATGGAATCATTACAAAAATATGTGATTGATCATCATCAAAAAACAATCGCAGAATGTTCAAATGAAGAATTGTACATTGCCTTGCTAAATTACACGAAGCAAGCAAGTGCTCAAAAGAAAATCAATACTGGTAAGAAAAAAGTTTACTATATCTCAGCTGAGTTCTTGATCGGTAAACTCTTGTCTAATAACTTGATCAACTTGGGTCTTTACGACGATGTCAAACAAGAATTGTCAGATGCTGGTAAAGACTTGATCGAAGTAGAAGAAGTGGAATTGGAACCATCACTTGGTAACGGTGGTTTGGGACGTTTGGCAGCCTGCTTTATCGACTCTATCTCAAGCCTTGGTTTGACAGGGGATGGGGTTGGTTTGAACTATCACTTTGGTTTGTTCCAACAAGTATTTAAAAACAACCAACAAGAAACCATTCCAAACGCATGGTTGACTGACCAAAGCTGGCTCGTTCGTTCAAGTCGTAGCTACAAAGTGCCATTTGCACAGTTCACATTGACTTCTACCCTTTATGATATCGATGTCCCTGGTTATAAGGTTGATACGAAGAACCGTTTGCGTTTGTTCGACTTGGATTCAGTTGATTCATCTATTATTGAAGATGGTATTAACTTTGACAAGACAGATATCGCTCGCAACTTGACCCTCTTCTTGTACCCAGATGATAGTAACCGTCAAGGGGAATTGCTCCGTATCTTCCAACAATACTTCATGGTATCAAATGGAGCGCAATTGATCATCGACGAAGCTATCGAAAAAGGAAGCAACTTGCATGACCTTGCTGACTATGCTGTTGTACAAATCAACGATACTCACCCATCAATGGTCATCCCTGAATTGATCCGTCTTTTGACAGAACGTGGTATTGAAATGGATGAAGCCATCTCAATCGTTCGCAGCATGACGGCCTACACTAACCACACAATCCTTGCAGAAGCCCTTGAAAAATGGCCACTTGAGTTCTTGCAAGAAGTGGTCCCTCACCTAGTTCCGATCATTGAAGAATTGGACCGCCGTGTTCGCGCTGAATACAAAGATCCAGCTGTTCAAATCATCGATGAGAATGATCGCGTACACATGGCCCACATGGATATCCACTATGGATTTAGCGTAAATGGGGTAGCAGCACTTCATACAGAAATCTTGAAGAATTCTGAGTTGAAAGCCTTCTACGACATTTACCCTGAAAAATTCAACAACAAAACAAATGGGATCACCTTCCGTCGTTGGCTCATGCATGCCAACCCAACCTTGTCACATTACTTGGATGAGATCCTCGGACGTGACTGGCACCATGATGCATCTAAATTGGAAGACCTTCTTTCTTATGAAGATAAAGATGCAGTCAAAGCAAAATTGGAAAACATCAAGTCTCACAACAAACGGAAATTGGCTCGTTTCTTGAAAGACCATCAAGGTGTGGAAATCAATCCTAACTCTATCTTTGATACCCAAATCAAACGTCTTCACGAATACAAACGTCAACAAATGAACGCTTTGTATGTGATCCACAAATACTTGGACATCAAAGCTGGAAATATCCCTGCTCGTCCAATCACTGTTCTCTTTGGTGGTAAAGCAGCTCCTGCCTACACCATTGCACAAGATATCATCCACTTGATCCTTTGCTTGTCTGAAGTGATTGCAAACGATCCAGCAGTAGCTCCACACTTGCAAGTCGTTATGGTAGAAAACTACAACGTGACTGCTGCAAGCTACTTGATTCCAGCTAGCGATATTTCTGAGCAAATCTCCCTTGCTTCTAAGGAAGCTTCAGGTACTGGTAACATGAAATTCATGTTGAATGGTGCGTTGACACTTGGTACTATGGATGGAGCAAACGTGGAAATCGCTGAATTGGTTGGACGTGACAACATCTACATCTTCGGTGAAGATTCAGAAACTGTAATCGATCTATATGCGAAATCAGCATACAAATCAGCGGACTTCTATGAACGTGAAGCTATCAAACCATTGGTAGACTTCATTATCAGCGATGCCGTTCTTGCAGTTGGTAACAAGGAACGCTTGACTCGTCTTCACAAGGAATTGATCAATAAAGACTGGTTCATGACCCTTCTTGACTTGGAAGACTACATTGTAACCAAAGAACGCATGTTGGCTGACTACGAAGACCGTGATGCATGGTTGGATCAAGTGATCGTTAACATTGCGAAAGCAGGATTCTTCTCATCTGACCGTACGATCGCTCAGTACAATGAAGATATCTGGCACTTAAACTAA
- the argS gene encoding arginine--tRNA ligase: MNNKELIASELAKVIESLDQDAILNLLEQPKSSELGDIAFPAFSLAKVERKAPQAIAADIAEKIDQSAFEKVVATGPYVNFFLDKSKISDQVIKSVIEAGADYGQQDEGHGQNITIDLSSPNIAKPFSVGHLRSTVIGDALSNIFRKMGYNTIKINHLGDWGKQFGLLMVAYKKWGSKEAVEANPIDELLKLYVRINAEIENDPELDEEGRLWFKKLEDGDPEATELWQWFRDESLVEFNRIYKLLGVEFDSLNGEAFYNDKMDEAVQILEEKGLLKESKGASIVELDDVNLPPAMIKKSDGATLYITRDIATAMYRARTYNFVKNIYAVGQEQSNHFRQLKAVLKKMGFDWSDDMVHVDFGLVTKNRQKLSTRKGNIILLEPTLQEAISRAKAQIEEKNPELENKEEVAHAVGVGAVKFYDLKTDRRNGYDFDLEAMVSFEGETGPYVQYAYARIQSILRKANFTPSTDATYSLSDPESWEIIKLLQDFSRVVKRAAENYDPSLIAKYAINLAQAFNKYYAHTRILDESPERDSRLALSYSTAVVLKEALRLLGVDAPEKM, from the coding sequence ATGAACAATAAAGAACTCATTGCTAGTGAATTGGCCAAAGTGATTGAATCTCTTGACCAAGATGCTATTTTAAACTTGCTTGAACAACCAAAATCATCTGAACTTGGTGACATTGCTTTTCCAGCCTTCTCACTTGCAAAAGTGGAACGCAAGGCTCCTCAAGCAATCGCTGCAGATATTGCTGAAAAGATCGACCAAAGCGCCTTCGAAAAAGTCGTTGCAACTGGACCTTACGTGAACTTCTTCTTAGACAAATCTAAGATCTCTGATCAGGTGATCAAATCTGTCATTGAAGCAGGAGCAGACTACGGCCAACAAGACGAAGGACATGGTCAAAACATCACCATCGACCTTTCAAGCCCAAACATCGCAAAACCATTCTCAGTTGGTCACTTGCGTTCAACTGTTATCGGGGATGCTCTTTCAAACATCTTCCGCAAAATGGGCTACAACACGATTAAAATCAACCACTTGGGAGACTGGGGTAAACAGTTCGGCCTCTTGATGGTCGCTTACAAAAAATGGGGTAGCAAGGAAGCTGTCGAAGCCAACCCAATCGATGAATTGCTAAAACTTTACGTTCGTATCAATGCTGAAATTGAAAACGATCCTGAGCTTGATGAAGAAGGACGTCTCTGGTTCAAGAAATTGGAAGATGGAGATCCAGAAGCGACTGAATTGTGGCAATGGTTCCGTGACGAGAGTTTGGTGGAATTCAACCGTATCTACAAACTACTCGGTGTTGAGTTTGATAGCTTAAACGGAGAAGCTTTCTACAATGACAAGATGGATGAAGCTGTCCAAATCCTTGAAGAAAAAGGCTTGTTGAAAGAGTCTAAAGGGGCTAGCATCGTTGAGTTGGATGATGTCAACCTTCCACCAGCTATGATTAAGAAATCAGACGGTGCCACTCTTTATATCACTCGTGATATCGCAACCGCTATGTACCGTGCTCGGACTTACAACTTTGTGAAAAACATCTATGCTGTAGGTCAAGAACAATCCAACCACTTCCGTCAGTTGAAAGCTGTTTTGAAGAAAATGGGATTTGACTGGAGCGATGATATGGTTCACGTTGACTTTGGTTTGGTGACAAAAAACCGCCAAAAATTGTCAACTCGTAAAGGAAATATCATCCTGCTCGAACCAACTCTTCAAGAAGCTATCTCTCGTGCCAAAGCTCAAATCGAAGAGAAGAATCCTGAACTTGAAAACAAAGAAGAAGTGGCACATGCAGTCGGTGTTGGTGCGGTTAAATTCTATGACTTGAAGACTGACCGTCGCAACGGGTATGACTTTGACCTTGAAGCCATGGTATCCTTTGAAGGAGAAACTGGACCTTACGTTCAATACGCTTATGCTCGTATCCAATCCATCCTTCGCAAAGCTAACTTCACCCCATCAACAGATGCAACTTACAGCTTGAGCGACCCAGAAAGCTGGGAAATCATCAAGCTTCTCCAAGATTTCTCTCGTGTTGTCAAACGTGCCGCTGAAAACTATGACCCATCCTTGATCGCTAAATATGCGATTAACTTGGCTCAAGCCTTCAACAAGTACTATGCTCACACTCGTATCTTGGATGAAAGCCCAGAACGCGATAGCCGTCTTGCTCTTAGCTACTCAACAGCAGTTGTTTTGAAAGAAGCCCTTCGCTTACTTGGTGTCGATGCACCTGAGAAAATGTAA
- the argR gene encoding arginine repressor — MKKTERHLLIQQMIRNEKLSTQKEIQDRLEAKGIAVTQTTLSRDLRDLGLVKVKRKDQLYYILPNEPEVAEIYIMLSSHAKSVSRAEFTLVLRTELGEAALLANGVDEMSDERILGTVAGANTLLIVCRDQDAAIEIQNEILGMMQ, encoded by the coding sequence ATGAAAAAGACAGAACGACACCTTTTGATTCAACAGATGATTCGAAATGAAAAACTGTCCACGCAAAAAGAGATTCAGGATCGTTTAGAAGCAAAAGGAATTGCAGTAACTCAAACGACCCTCTCACGTGATTTGCGGGATCTAGGTCTGGTCAAGGTGAAGCGAAAAGATCAATTGTATTATATTTTGCCAAATGAGCCTGAGGTGGCAGAGATTTATATTATGCTGTCCAGCCATGCCAAGTCTGTCTCACGGGCAGAATTCACCTTGGTCTTGCGGACAGAGCTAGGAGAAGCGGCTCTCTTGGCCAACGGTGTAGATGAAATGTCAGATGAGCGTATTTTGGGAACAGTAGCAGGGGCCAATACCCTCTTGATTGTTTGTCGAGACCAAGATGCAGCCATTGAAATTCAAAATGAAATTTTAGGGATGATGCAGTAG
- a CDS encoding ABC transporter permease has product MKKKPIYLYILLFFSTVGTLTSAVSTFGASKSFELTDDFAKQLGLTTAQDKADYLAYYGKSAQANQSPLAFLFVSLILIALLATFYFLFMKEDLLTAHYTYLGQILLNQVFSCYNYLAGRPLLASFSNSALRQRYLASSFLALLLLTALNLLFFGIILYKTLRLRKAQARA; this is encoded by the coding sequence ATGAAAAAGAAACCTATCTATCTTTACATCCTGTTATTTTTCTCTACGGTTGGAACCCTAACATCAGCTGTGTCAACCTTTGGAGCTTCAAAGAGCTTTGAATTGACAGATGACTTTGCAAAACAACTTGGCTTAACGACAGCTCAAGACAAGGCGGACTACTTAGCCTATTATGGCAAATCAGCACAAGCCAATCAGTCTCCGCTTGCCTTTTTATTTGTTTCGCTGATTCTTATCGCTTTGCTTGCAACTTTCTATTTCCTCTTTATGAAGGAGGATCTGCTAACAGCCCATTATACTTATTTGGGGCAGATTTTGCTAAACCAAGTATTCTCTTGCTATAATTATCTTGCAGGACGTCCACTATTAGCTAGTTTTTCAAACTCAGCGCTTCGTCAACGATATCTAGCATCTTCATTCCTTGCTTTGTTACTCTTGACCGCTTTGAACCTTCTCTTCTTTGGGATTATCTTGTATAAAACCTTGCGTTTGAGAAAAGCTCAAGCTAGGGCATAA
- a CDS encoding LPXTG cell wall anchor domain-containing protein encodes MLPNTGTESSTAAVLAGAIAGLLARKKKED; translated from the coding sequence GTGCTTCCAAATACAGGTACAGAAAGCTCAACTGCAGCTGTTCTTGCAGGTGCGATAGCTGGATTGCTTGCTCGCAAGAAAAAAGAAGATTAA
- the malQ gene encoding 4-alpha-glucanotransferase has translation MKKRQSGVLMHISSLPGQYGIGSFGQSAYDFVDFLVRTKQRYWQILPLGTTSYGDSPYQSFSAFAGNTHFIDFDLLIERGLLTEADLKGVDFGQDPTQVDYAKVFEQRRPLLEKAVANFLKSGDQKEFQAFCEANASWLDLFTEYMAIKEHFDLKAWTEWPDAAIRAREPKALAQYREELADQLTYHRVTQFFFFQQWLALKAYANDHHIEIVGDMPIYVAEDSSDMWANPHLFKTDENVKATCIAGCPPDEFSATGQLWGNPIYDWEAMDKDGYQWWIERLRESFKIYDIVRIDHFRGFESYWEIPAGSDTAAPGKWVKGPGYKLFAAVKEELGDLNIIAEDLGFMTDEVIELRERTGFPGMKILQFAFNPDDESIDSPHLAPNNSVMYTGTHDNNTVLGWYRNEIDDPTREYLARYTNRKEYESVPHAMLRTVFASVSFMAIATMQDLLELDGSARMNFPSTLGGNWSWRMTADQLTPAVEQELLDFTTIYRRENKDLKKEVKKAEK, from the coding sequence ATGAAAAAACGTCAAAGTGGTGTTTTGATGCACATTTCTTCCCTTCCTGGACAATACGGGATTGGATCATTCGGTCAATCAGCATATGATTTTGTTGATTTCCTCGTTCGGACCAAGCAACGTTACTGGCAAATCTTGCCGCTTGGTACAACTAGTTATGGAGATTCTCCATACCAATCTTTCTCAGCTTTTGCTGGGAACACTCATTTTATTGATTTCGATCTTTTGATTGAACGAGGTTTGTTGACAGAAGCAGATCTTAAAGGAGTGGACTTTGGTCAAGATCCTACTCAAGTGGATTATGCAAAGGTTTTCGAACAACGTCGTCCGCTACTTGAAAAAGCCGTTGCGAACTTCTTGAAATCAGGTGATCAAAAAGAATTCCAAGCCTTTTGCGAAGCCAATGCTTCTTGGTTGGACCTATTTACAGAATACATGGCTATCAAAGAACACTTTGATTTAAAAGCCTGGACAGAATGGCCAGATGCAGCTATTCGTGCACGTGAACCAAAAGCTTTGGCTCAATACCGTGAAGAATTGGCGGATCAATTGACTTACCATCGTGTGACTCAATTCTTCTTCTTCCAACAATGGTTGGCCTTGAAAGCTTATGCCAATGATCATCACATTGAAATCGTCGGAGATATGCCAATCTATGTAGCGGAAGATTCAAGTGACATGTGGGCAAACCCTCATCTCTTCAAAACAGATGAAAACGTGAAAGCGACTTGCATCGCAGGATGCCCGCCAGATGAATTCTCAGCAACTGGTCAACTTTGGGGTAATCCGATCTATGACTGGGAAGCAATGGACAAAGATGGCTACCAATGGTGGATTGAACGCTTGCGTGAAAGCTTCAAGATCTACGATATCGTTCGGATCGACCACTTCCGTGGTTTTGAGTCTTACTGGGAAATTCCTGCTGGATCAGATACAGCAGCACCAGGTAAATGGGTTAAAGGCCCTGGCTACAAACTCTTTGCAGCTGTGAAGGAAGAGCTCGGTGATTTGAACATCATCGCTGAGGACCTTGGCTTTATGACGGATGAAGTCATCGAACTTCGTGAACGTACTGGCTTCCCAGGAATGAAGATTCTTCAATTTGCCTTCAATCCGGACGATGAAAGTATCGATAGCCCTCACTTGGCACCAAACAATTCTGTGATGTATACAGGAACACATGATAACAACACAGTTCTTGGATGGTACCGCAATGAAATCGACGATCCAACTCGTGAGTACCTTGCTCGTTATACTAACCGGAAAGAGTACGAATCTGTACCGCATGCGATGCTTCGAACAGTCTTTGCTTCCGTCAGCTTCATGGCGATTGCTACTATGCAAGACTTGCTCGAGTTGGATGGTTCAGCTCGGATGAACTTCCCATCAACTCTTGGTGGTAACTGGTCATGGCGAATGACAGCGGATCAACTGACTCCAGCTGTCGAGCAAGAATTGCTTGATTTCACTACGATCTATCGTCGTGAAAATAAAGACTTGAAAAAAGAAGTTAAAAAAGCAGAAAAATAA
- a CDS encoding DUF3021 domain-containing protein, with protein sequence MLKQSFSDALKGIFIGLILSIFFSYLFSPELYLPLSPNSAVGRWMFLHHVHGSLVMLYCALVWGAIGVLFSFGSLLFQKDWSLLRATLSHYLLMLLGFIPLATLAGWFPARLGFYLSLIVEFTLVYVIIWLVSYHFYKKQVQEINQSIANH encoded by the coding sequence ATGCTAAAACAATCTTTTTCTGACGCCCTAAAAGGGATTTTCATCGGGCTCATCTTATCCATCTTCTTTTCCTACCTCTTCTCACCTGAGTTGTACCTTCCCTTAAGCCCCAACTCTGCAGTCGGCCGCTGGATGTTCTTGCATCATGTTCACGGCTCACTGGTCATGCTCTATTGTGCCCTCGTTTGGGGTGCAATTGGGGTCCTCTTTAGCTTCGGAAGTCTTCTCTTTCAAAAAGACTGGAGCCTCTTACGGGCTACTCTGAGCCACTACTTGCTCATGTTGCTTGGCTTTATTCCCCTAGCTACGTTAGCCGGCTGGTTCCCAGCAAGACTCGGATTTTACCTCTCACTCATTGTCGAATTCACCCTCGTTTACGTGATCATCTGGTTGGTCTCCTATCATTTTTATAAAAAACAAGTCCAAGAAATCAATCAAAGCATTGCTAACCACTAA
- a CDS encoding LytTR family DNA-binding domain-containing protein, with amino-acid sequence MKVEVHIDSNFQEEAVMITAPALSARVEKIRDFVEELDQKGRLRAKKDGEAYLIESQLFQRFYIENRQVIGETMTDQFILTGPLYQLSEDLPTFFLKISQSEIINTQSIDHLHFTGGGSVQIHLKNGSLTYSSRRYLKAIKEKLSC; translated from the coding sequence ATGAAAGTAGAAGTACACATTGATTCCAACTTCCAAGAAGAAGCGGTGATGATCACAGCACCTGCACTGTCTGCGCGTGTTGAGAAAATCCGTGACTTTGTGGAAGAATTGGATCAAAAAGGGCGCTTACGTGCCAAAAAGGATGGGGAAGCTTACCTGATCGAAAGCCAGCTATTCCAACGTTTTTACATTGAAAATCGGCAAGTAATTGGTGAGACCATGACAGATCAATTTATTCTGACTGGACCACTCTATCAGCTATCTGAAGACTTGCCGACCTTCTTTCTCAAAATTTCCCAATCTGAAATTATCAACACCCAATCCATCGATCACCTGCACTTTACCGGTGGAGGATCTGTGCAAATCCATCTTAAAAACGGGAGTCTGACCTACTCCTCCCGTCGTTACTTGAAAGCCATTAAGGAGAAATTATCATGCTAA